The sequence CTTGCGGTTTTGGGTGTCAGGCCGCTTTGCGTCCGGCCAGTGCGACAGTGCGTTGTGCGGCCTTCACCACCGGCACGTCCACCATTCGCCCGTCTACTTGGCAGGCGCCGCCGTGAGCCTGTTCGAACGCTGCGACGATGCGTTCCGCCCGTGCGAGTTCCTTTGGATCTGGCGTGAACACCGCGTTGATCGGTGCGATCTGCGCCGGATGGATTGCGAGCTTGCAGGAGTAACCGAGCGCCTTGACCATCTCGGTCTCTTTGCTCAGTCCCGCTGCGTCATGGATGTCGAGGAATGGTACGTCGAGGGCAGCAACTCCGGCGGCGGCCGCGGCTTGCACGATGCGGCTGCGCGCGAACAGCATCGGCTCCCAAGCCAAAGTGGCATGGAGGTCTGCCGCCAAATCGGCTCCGCCGAAAGCGATCGCAACGACCGAGGGGTGCGCGGCGATCGCTTCCGCAGCGCCCAGACCGCGACCCGTTTCGATCAGAGCCACGATCTGCGGCGCATCACCTGCTCCGGTTTCGAGATGGTGTACGGCAATCTCCACCTCGGAGACCGACTCGGTCTTCGGCAGCATGATGACCTTCGGCCGGCGAACCGCCGCGCCAAACGCCAGCAGATCCTTCAGCCCATCCTCGGTTGTGATGTGGTTGAACCGGACCGCCCAGACAAAATCCGCCGGAGCAGAAAGCGGCGCCTCAAAGAACCGCAGAGCTGCCTCACGGGCTTTCTCCTTCGACGGCAGCCCGACGCCGTCCTCCAGGTCCAGTACCGCCCCGTCCGCGCCGACAGCTGGAGCTTTACCAAACCGTTCCGGCCTATCTGCGGGGGTGAAGAGAAGGTTGCGCACTAGAGAAAGACTTTGCATGTTAATCTCGTATA is a genomic window of Burkholderiales bacterium containing:
- a CDS encoding CoA ester lyase, encoding MQSLSLVRNLLFTPADRPERFGKAPAVGADGAVLDLEDGVGLPSKEKAREAALRFFEAPLSAPADFVWAVRFNHITTEDGLKDLLAFGAAVRRPKVIMLPKTESVSEVEIAVHHLETGAGDAPQIVALIETGRGLGAAEAIAAHPSVVAIAFGGADLAADLHATLAWEPMLFARSRIVQAAAAAGVAALDVPFLDIHDAAGLSKETEMVKALGYSCKLAIHPAQIAPINAVFTPDPKELARAERIVAAFEQAHGGACQVDGRMVDVPVVKAAQRTVALAGRKAA